The Polyodon spathula isolate WHYD16114869_AA unplaced genomic scaffold, ASM1765450v1 scaffolds_354, whole genome shotgun sequence genomic sequence CTTTTGGCCGTTTCTTTAATTTCCCACTTTGCCACATCCTCCTCTGTCACCTCCTCCCTCGCCACACTGCTCAGCTCGTACACATCAATCTCGTGTAACTTTGGCAGCAAGTCCTTGACCCATTCGTAGAGGATAGGGCACACTGTTCTCACGTATATCTTGGAGGTTACCAGCACATCATGGAAGATAATCCAGTCCATCTGGGATTCCTGCTCAAACAACTGGAAAATGACACTGTGTTATTTCATGATTATATAACTAAGGTAACTCACGCCAAGGCAATGTTGACAATAAATTCCCTTTATTGGTCCTTTCACTAACATTTCATAATTACTTGATGTTTCAGTCAGATAGCGATCTAACAAGTTAGcactgtatttctgtaaagtTCGCTAGCAATAGATGAGCTTGGATGAGCTACTGTCTAATGGAAAAGGGTGCTTTTTACAGGATTCAGGTATAGCAACTTCA encodes the following:
- the LOC121308119 gene encoding probable ATP-dependent RNA helicase DHX40, encoding MDGHGSIVHIHPSSALFEQESQMDWIIFHDVLVTSKIYVRTVCPILYEWVKDLLPKLHEIDVYELSSVAREEVTEEDVAKWEIKETAKRQKAEAQGEALKKLEKRNDESSVCDARARYLQRKQEREGKQGKVQ